Proteins encoded together in one Hylaeus volcanicus isolate JK05 chromosome 3, UHH_iyHylVolc1.0_haploid, whole genome shotgun sequence window:
- the LOC128873252 gene encoding saccharopine dehydrogenase-like oxidoreductase, whose product MANERLDFVIFGATGFTGKHAVKVAAQLAKEKQIKFGVSGRRKEALITIVKEYAPDIENVRIIVADLKDEESLTKMTEQAKVLVNCCGPYRFYGEPVVKACIATRTHHVDVSGEPQYMESIALKYNKAAQDAGIYIISACGFDSIPCDLGVIFTQQKFDGEVNSIETYLSCWLTSKVSGPMVHYGTYESAIYGVAHHNELRGLRKQLYPEKLPSLQPKLNRRGLIHQSPLVKGWSMVFPGSDRSVTLRSQRFLYEKYKQRPVQIQTYVTFRSLFFALATIIFGLMFAVLSKFEFGRNLLLKYPAFFSCGTVSHEGPSAEALENSHFSITFKAVGWTEKLAEPTDKHKDPPNKELITKVSGVNPGYGATCIMLLFSAMTILKESDKMPDKGGVLSPGAAFAKTSLIEELNKNGVRFEVVSQIEK is encoded by the exons ATGGCGAACGAGAGATTagattttgtaatatttggtGCTACTGGATTTACTGGAAAACATGCTGTGAAAGTAGCAGCACAATTGGCTaaggaaaaacaaattaaGTTTGGAGTCTCCGGTCGTCGTAAAGAAGCTTTGATAACAATTGTTAAAGAATATGCTCCCGACATTG aaaatgtacGTATAATTGTTGCTGATCTGAAAGATGAAGAATCATTGACAAAAATGACAGAGCAAGCTAAAGTACTTGTTAACTGCTGTGGTCCATATAGATTTTATGGAGAACCAGTTGTTAAAGCATGTATTGCGACTCGTACACATCATGTTGATGTTAGTGGTGAACCACAG taCATGGAAAGTATAGCATTGAAATATAACAAGGCAGCTCAAGATGCTGGTATCTACATTATAAGTGCTTGTGGATTTGACAGTATACCATGTGATCTTGGTGTAATTTTCacacaacaaaaatttgatggGGAAGTTAATTCCATTGAAACGTATTTATCTTGTTGGCTAACATCGAAAGTTAGTGGTCCTATGGTACATTATGGTACTTATGAATCAGCAATTTATGGAGTAGCCCATCATAATGAATTACGTGGATTGCGTAAACAACTGTATCCCGAAAAATTGCCTTCACTCCAACCAAAGTTAAACAGAAG GGGCTTGATTCATCAATCTCCTTTGGTGAAGGGATGGTCCATGGTGTTCCCGGGATCTGATCGATCTGTGACTTTACGCTCTCAAagatttttgtatgaaaaatataaacagagGCCAgtacaaattcaaacatatGTTACATTTAG GTCTCTTTTTTTTGCACTGGCAACTATTATTTTTGGATTGATGTTCGCAGTGTTGTccaaatttgaatttggccgtaatttattattgaag TATCCTGCATTCTTTTCTTGCGGAACTGTAAGCCACGAAGGCCCTTCTGCAGAAGCATTGGAAAATTCCCATTTCAGCATTACATTTAAAGCTGTAGGTTGGACTGAAAAATTAGCTGAACCCACTGATAAACATAAAGATCCAccaaataaagaattaatcaCTAAAGTTAGTGGTGTTAATCCTGGATATGGCGCAACATGCATTATGTTATTGTTTTCTGCCATGACAATTCTCAAGGAATCTGATAAAATGCCCGATAA AGGCGGCGTTCTATCTCCTGGTGCTGCATTTGCTAAAACATCACTCattgaagaattaaataaaaacggtGTCAGATTTGAAGTTGTCTCACAgattgagaaataa